One Heyndrickxia oleronia genomic window, CTCTAATACATCGATGTCCCCTGTTGATTGAATAATTAAAGTTTCGGCGTTACGTATAACATCTTGATTAAAGGTTGATGGAAATATTTCTTCCCACGCTAATACTGATGCCGAAGCCACTAATTGTTTTGAAGAATCCGCTATTTTCAGCCAATTTTCTAAATGATACGGAATAATTGTACTCAGTTCTTTAACAAGGAGCTCCCCATTTAATAAACCAGAATACGTGTCAAAGTACAGTTGGGATAGTTCGCTCCATACATTTGAACTACTATCTTCCATATTGATAAGAAGCAAATTGATCTCTTTGATCCAATCTATATAGACATCCTTTGCTTCTGTCTGATAACTTCTCCATAAAGAGGAAACTAATTTCTCAAATAGATATTGATTTTCTATATATAGGACTGTTAACACTTTACTGAAATAACTTGGTGGAAATTGTTTTGTTTTGCCTTCATCACTATATCTCTTTAATATCTCAAACCAATCCATTGATACTGTGCTACTTGCAGAATTTACTGCTAATTCTACTGCATTGTTCCAATCCTCGTTTTCTTCAAAAAACTCTCGTGCAATCGTTGCAACATCTAAATGATCTGGATTATAAGCAACTGCTTCCTTAATTGTTTCAACAGCTTTATCCATTTTTCCTTGAACATTATATACGTTAAAAAGTTTGAGAGATAACTCTGTAGTGAGGACTTGGGAGTCTGAAGTAATTGAATGGTATAAATCTTCAGCAGCAGAAAATAGCCCAAGTTCAAAGTAGGCATCTGCCATATTTTTTTTCGCCCATGGCTCTAATTCATTATTAATATTTTCCCATTTAAAAATTGCTGATTCAAAATCTTTATTGTGAAAGTAAACCTCACCTTGTGCATAACGAATAAAGGACAGATCAGAAAATTCCTTCTGGTTCTCTATAACATAAGCCTCTCCTAATACTCGTACAGGAGGATCGATTACTCCCTCCTTCATGAATGTATATTTATAATATTGTTTTTCAATTAATACCTCTTCTAAGGTCATTTTATAAATCCCCCGATATGACATATTTACATAATCATTTAATGCGAATAGTCCTTAAAATATACTACCCTTTTACTAAACTATGAAAACCTTTTGAATATGTATACTTACTGTATTCTAGTATTCTAACAAATGAATATTTACAATGAATTTCATTTTACTTTCATTTTCGATACAGAAACAGTGGCTTAAGTAACAGTTTTAACATTTTTGAAATGTAAGCTTTTATTCTAAAATTTACGAATTATACTTTTGTTACAAAAAAGCGAATGGTAAGAATAATAAGAGTAGAGTATGTTTTAGGAATGTAGTTATTGAGTGGAAATAATTGATTTTTGCATAGAATTTTTAGGGAATCATACCATTTTATTTTAAATATCCATTGTATCGGATTAGTACCATAAGTAATTCAAAAAGGGTAAAGGGTGGAGGAGACCCCACTCTTTATTCCTTTTGGTAATTCAATTCCCACGTAATCCCAAATTTATCTGTTACCTTCCCATAAGTGGCGTTCCAAAATGTAGTCTGAAGCTCCATGCCTACTTTTCCATCTTTTGAAAGGGCACCGTAAATTTTATTGATTTCGTTTTCACTTTCAAGATCTAAACCAATCTCAATGTTGTTTCCTTTGATCGGTGTATGGCCAAATACATCATTAAAGTAAATAACAAATCCATTAGGGAAATGTAATTCTCCATGTATATATTTACCTTCATGACCCTTAAACATTTCAACTCCATCAGCAAGTTTAGTATTCTTAATTTGACCATCCAGTACTTCAGCATAAAATTCAATTGCTTCTTTGCAATTCTCAATGGTTATATGTGGATAAATTTTTTTCATTGATTAATCCTCATCCTTTACATCGGGATCTTCAGGAATGGGATCATTGTACCATTCTTCGACCCTTTTCTTATATTTTTCCATTTGCTCTATATGGGTTTTAAATTGGTCTTTATATAATAGATATTGTTCACCATCATGAACAAAACGAATCTTGCCCTGCATAATTAATTTTTCAATAGAGGTCTCTGGCAGTGATAAATATTCAGATGTTTCCTTTATCGTTAAATACATGGTTTATCCCTCGATTCTATACACCTTCAATATTTTTAAACTGATTAAAAAACATGCGATAGTAAATCCCTTGTTTATCGATTAACTCATCATGACTTCCTTTTTCAACAATTTTCCCATGATCAACTACCATAATCGTATCAGCTTCACGAATTGTATTCAAACGATGGGCAATGATGAAGCTTGTTCTTCCGTCCATCACTTTTAATAATGCATCTTGAATATGTAGCTCTGTTCGAGTATCTATGCTACTTGTTGCCTCATCCAAAATAAGTAATGCTGGTTTAGCTAGAATAACACGGGCAATCGCAAGTAGCTGCCGTTGTCCTTGGCTCAAGTTACCACCATTTTCGGAAAGCATAGTATCATAACCTTTTGGCAATCTACGAATAAACACAT contains:
- a CDS encoding excisionase family DNA-binding protein, which codes for MYLTIKETSEYLSLPETSIEKLIMQGKIRFVHDGEQYLLYKDQFKTHIEQMEKYKKRVEEWYNDPIPEDPDVKDED
- a CDS encoding VOC family protein, giving the protein MKKIYPHITIENCKEAIEFYAEVLDGQIKNTKLADGVEMFKGHEGKYIHGELHFPNGFVIYFNDVFGHTPIKGNNIEIGLDLESENEINKIYGALSKDGKVGMELQTTFWNATYGKVTDKFGITWELNYQKE